Proteins encoded together in one Polaribacter reichenbachii window:
- a CDS encoding metallophosphoesterase family protein: MRTFAIGDIHGGLRALTQVLNQLELKDGDKVIFMGDYVDGWSESAQVVETLIDLSKIIDCVFIKGNHDVWCEDWLKNDTVNPSWYMHGGKETMESYNDFSIAEKNEHLTFFENMTMYHLDDENRLFLHAGFTSMHGVEKEPFQKTFCLDRTLWEMTLAMDQKIAKDTSFYPKRLQHYKEIYIGHTPTTNYGIPTPVNIANLWNIDTGAAFKGKITGINIDTKAYFQSDNLPGLYPDEKGRN; the protein is encoded by the coding sequence ATGAGAACATTTGCAATTGGCGATATTCATGGAGGTTTAAGAGCACTAACTCAAGTGTTAAATCAATTAGAACTCAAAGATGGAGATAAGGTTATTTTTATGGGAGATTATGTAGATGGTTGGAGCGAGTCTGCACAAGTTGTAGAAACTTTAATAGATTTATCTAAAATAATAGACTGCGTTTTTATAAAAGGAAACCATGATGTTTGGTGCGAAGATTGGCTTAAAAACGATACCGTAAATCCTTCTTGGTATATGCATGGAGGCAAAGAAACAATGGAGAGTTATAACGATTTTTCTATAGCAGAAAAAAATGAACACCTTACTTTTTTCGAAAATATGACGATGTATCATTTAGATGATGAAAATAGACTGTTTTTACATGCAGGTTTTACATCTATGCACGGTGTAGAAAAGGAACCATTTCAAAAAACATTTTGTTTAGATAGAACACTTTGGGAAATGACTTTGGCAATGGATCAAAAGATTGCAAAAGACACTTCGTTTTATCCTAAGAGATTGCAACATTATAAGGAAATTTATATTGGCCATACACCAACAACAAATTACGGAATTCCAACTCCTGTAAACATTGCCAATCTTTGGAATATAGATACTGGAGCTGCTTTTAAAGGAAAAATTACAGGAATAAATATAGATACAAAAGCTTATTTTCAAAGCGATAATTTGCCAGGATTATATCCTGATGAAAAAGGTAGAAATTAG
- a CDS encoding universal stress protein: MKKIIVPVDFSSHSEHALKAAALLSKKTDVVIYALHMLDLQEISLSQSPEFSQEKAVFFLKMAEKKFKDFLQKDFLNEVNVVPVVKHYKVFSEINEIAKEINADLIIMGSQGATGLKEFFTGSNTEKVIRHSEVPVLVIKNELNDVDFTNIVFATDFSEESIPAYKKMLKTLEFLDAKKHLLYVNLPNENFKTTPEMDALANNFLMKAEGNIDRLINVNYFSAKSIEEGILSYSNAAGADLITLITHGRTGLAHLFSGSISEDVSNHANLPIMTFKM; the protein is encoded by the coding sequence ATGAAAAAAATTATTGTACCTGTAGATTTTTCTAGCCATTCTGAACACGCATTAAAAGCAGCAGCACTTCTTTCTAAAAAAACAGATGTAGTTATTTATGCATTACATATGTTAGATTTACAAGAAATTAGTTTATCTCAAAGCCCAGAATTTAGTCAGGAAAAAGCAGTATTTTTTTTAAAAATGGCAGAAAAAAAGTTTAAAGATTTTTTACAAAAAGACTTTTTAAATGAAGTAAATGTGGTGCCAGTTGTAAAACATTACAAAGTTTTTAGCGAAATAAATGAAATAGCAAAAGAGATAAATGCCGATTTAATTATTATGGGATCTCAAGGTGCAACCGGTCTTAAAGAATTTTTTACAGGTTCTAACACAGAAAAAGTAATAAGACACTCAGAAGTGCCAGTATTGGTTATTAAAAACGAATTGAACGATGTAGATTTTACAAATATTGTTTTTGCAACCGATTTTTCTGAAGAATCGATTCCTGCGTATAAGAAAATGCTAAAAACTTTAGAATTTTTAGATGCAAAAAAACACTTATTGTACGTAAATTTACCAAACGAAAACTTTAAAACTACCCCAGAAATGGATGCCTTAGCAAATAATTTTTTAATGAAAGCAGAAGGCAATATAGATAGGTTAATTAATGTTAATTACTTTAGTGCAAAATCTATAGAAGAAGGTATTTTAAGCTATTCTAACGCAGCAGGTGCAGATTTAATAACATTAATAACACATGGTAGAACAGGTTTGGCACATCTTTTTTCTGGTAGTATTTCAGAAGATGTTTCTAATCATGCCAACTTACCTATTATGACATTTAAAATGTAA
- a CDS encoding glycoside hydrolase family 113 translates to MKTKNLFLIALVFLQLSCTSQSKKINGLSFVASRDSININHIKPVLKTKGNYVALMPYSFIRNIDIPKVEFNTNREWFGESENGLFQYAKEFQKVDVKIMIKPHLWMRRGGFTGDLKANSEENWIILENSYRDYILTYAKAAQNINAEILCIGTELEEFVINRPKYWLQLIKEIREVYKGKLTYAANWDEYKRLPFWQQLDFIGIDAYFPLSEKKSPTVADFENGWKVHKEEIRRVQEKNKKPVLFTEFGYRSIDFTGRRPWEFNRMQGSVNLEAQANGLQAIHNQFWKEEWFAGGFVWKWFHRHEMVGGVENNRFTPQNKPAESLLRELYNN, encoded by the coding sequence ATGAAAACAAAAAATCTCTTTTTAATAGCACTCGTCTTTTTGCAATTGTCTTGCACAAGTCAATCAAAAAAAATTAATGGATTAAGTTTTGTAGCATCAAGAGATTCTATAAACATTAATCATATAAAACCTGTTTTAAAAACGAAAGGTAATTATGTAGCTTTAATGCCTTACAGTTTTATTCGAAATATCGATATTCCTAAAGTGGAGTTTAATACCAACAGAGAATGGTTTGGCGAATCAGAAAATGGGCTGTTTCAATATGCTAAAGAGTTTCAAAAAGTTGATGTAAAAATTATGATAAAACCTCATTTATGGATGAGAAGAGGTGGTTTTACAGGCGATTTAAAAGCAAATTCAGAAGAAAATTGGATTATTTTAGAAAATTCTTACAGAGATTACATTTTAACGTATGCCAAAGCTGCCCAAAATATTAATGCAGAAATTCTTTGTATTGGTACAGAATTAGAAGAGTTTGTAATAAACAGACCAAAATACTGGCTACAATTAATTAAAGAAATTAGAGAAGTTTACAAAGGTAAACTTACATACGCAGCAAATTGGGACGAATATAAAAGATTGCCTTTTTGGCAACAATTAGATTTTATTGGTATTGATGCTTATTTTCCTTTGTCAGAAAAAAAATCACCAACTGTTGCTGATTTTGAAAATGGATGGAAAGTACATAAAGAAGAGATCAGAAGGGTTCAAGAAAAAAATAAGAAACCTGTTTTATTTACAGAGTTTGGTTATAGAAGTATAGATTTTACTGGCAGACGCCCTTGGGAATTTAATAGAATGCAAGGCAGTGTAAATTTAGAAGCACAAGCCAATGGCTTACAAGCAATACACAATCAATTTTGGAAAGAAGAATGGTTTGCTGGTGGTTTTGTGTGGAAGTGGTTTCATAGGCACGAAATGGTCGGTGGAGTAGAAAATAACAGATTTACACCACAAAATAAACCCGCAGAATCACTTTTAAGAGAATTATATAATAATTAA
- a CDS encoding NAD(P)/FAD-dependent oxidoreductase — protein sequence MEHIVIIGNGISGVTAARHIRKNSDKKITIISAETKYFFSRTALMYIYMGHMKFEHTQPYENWFWDKNNINLKEGFVSKINTDDKTLEFKDASTLSYDKLIIATGSKPNKFGWPGQDLDGVLGMYHKQDLENLEKFAPNNEVCKRAVIVGGGLIGIELAEMLRSRKIPVTFLVREASFWNGVLPAQESEMINKHIQEHHIDLRLSTNLKEIKSDENGKVKSIIIEETGEEIPCNVVGLTAGVTPNIDFIKDSGIETKKGVLVNRFLETNIADVYAIGDCAEQYEAIGQRRNIEAVWYTGRMMGETLAQTICNKKTAYKPGHWFNSAKFLDIEYQTYGWVFSERNKKENEAYFQWQHPKENICITISFDKNTHQFLGINTFGIRMRHEIFDRWLNENQTIEHVLEFLKDANFDPEFYTLYEADIVAKFNKEHQTNIKIKKKSWKRIFARA from the coding sequence ATGGAACACATTGTTATTATTGGAAATGGAATTTCTGGTGTTACTGCTGCAAGACATATCAGAAAAAATTCTGATAAAAAAATTACCATAATTTCTGCAGAAACCAAATACTTTTTTTCGAGAACTGCTTTAATGTACATTTATATGGGGCATATGAAATTTGAACATACGCAACCTTATGAAAATTGGTTTTGGGACAAAAATAACATCAACTTAAAAGAAGGTTTTGTTTCTAAAATTAATACTGATGATAAAACTTTAGAATTTAAAGATGCTTCTACACTTTCTTATGATAAATTAATTATTGCAACTGGTTCTAAACCGAATAAATTTGGTTGGCCAGGTCAAGATTTAGATGGTGTTCTGGGTATGTATCACAAGCAAGATTTAGAGAATTTAGAAAAATTTGCTCCTAATAATGAAGTTTGTAAAAGAGCTGTAATTGTTGGTGGAGGATTAATAGGTATTGAATTGGCAGAAATGCTAAGAAGTAGAAAAATACCTGTTACATTTTTAGTAAGAGAAGCTAGTTTTTGGAACGGAGTTTTACCCGCTCAAGAATCTGAAATGATTAACAAACACATTCAAGAACATCATATAGATTTACGTTTAAGCACCAATTTAAAAGAAATAAAATCTGATGAAAATGGGAAAGTTAAATCGATAATTATTGAAGAAACTGGCGAAGAAATTCCTTGTAATGTTGTTGGTTTAACTGCTGGTGTAACACCAAATATCGATTTTATAAAAGATTCAGGAATTGAAACTAAAAAAGGCGTTTTAGTCAATCGTTTTTTAGAAACTAATATTGCTGATGTTTATGCAATTGGTGATTGTGCAGAACAATATGAAGCTATTGGTCAAAGAAGAAATATTGAGGCAGTTTGGTACACAGGAAGAATGATGGGAGAAACTTTAGCCCAAACTATTTGTAATAAAAAAACAGCTTATAAGCCTGGGCATTGGTTTAATTCTGCTAAGTTTTTAGACATTGAATACCAAACCTATGGATGGGTTTTTAGTGAAAGAAACAAGAAAGAAAACGAAGCTTATTTTCAATGGCAACATCCTAAAGAAAATATTTGCATTACCATTTCTTTTGATAAAAATACGCATCAATTTCTAGGGATAAATACTTTTGGAATTCGAATGCGACACGAAATTTTTGATCGTTGGCTAAATGAAAATCAGACTATAGAACACGTTTTAGAATTTCTAAAGGATGCCAATTTTGATCCTGAATTTTATACGCTATATGAAGCTGATATTGTGGCTAAATTCAATAAAGAACATCAAACAAACATCAAAATAAAAAAGAAAAGTTGGAAACGAATTTTCGCAAGAGCTTAA
- a CDS encoding 4Fe-4S binding protein has protein sequence MKFIKHTGLVIFLIGLFIFTASIFTGNFSLTQQELDTYITEKGYKSEIIKQELTKAIVDKNLNIFEFSTQARNAFEASNNYYDALIAKYNSEKNWTKKGEQYQYKIFGKPHTLSYEIAKKAGSGFVKENSGLLWFLTFGLGIIGALLFILPNLILLGKPGIKNDGIYLESSTNRGWIAWLVLVYLVVFYLVLYFRPDYVVNWTFILDPISKALNGGPASQWFVYGFLYCTIMLVMGVRMYIKYRHNKYQIIRTTSVLFFQIVFAFLIPEIMTSLNMPGYDFKNAFPLDYDFFFEWNLKSLTKSGGIGIFILVWGIVLTLVIVPVMVYFFGKRWYCSWVCGCGGLAETLGDPYRQHSNKSLNAWKLERWLIHSVLAFSLLMTIVTLYCYFSGTSSFLGINSQWIKDTYSFLIGAWFAGVIGTGFYPIFGNRVWCRFGCPLAAYLGMVQRFKSRFRITTNGGQCISCGNCSTYCEQGIDVRAYAQKGENIVRSSCVGCGICSAVCPRGVLKLENGPEEGRINPTDVLLGNDVDLMKLINKK, from the coding sequence TTGAAATTCATAAAACATACAGGTTTAGTAATCTTTTTAATAGGATTATTCATTTTTACAGCATCTATTTTTACCGGTAATTTTTCACTTACGCAACAAGAATTAGATACTTATATTACTGAAAAAGGGTATAAAAGTGAAATTATAAAACAAGAATTAACCAAAGCAATTGTAGATAAAAATCTTAATATTTTTGAGTTTTCTACTCAAGCTAGAAATGCTTTTGAAGCTTCTAATAATTATTATGATGCATTAATTGCGAAATATAATTCAGAAAAAAACTGGACAAAAAAGGGAGAACAATATCAATATAAAATCTTTGGAAAACCACATACGTTAAGCTATGAAATTGCTAAAAAAGCAGGTAGTGGTTTTGTAAAAGAAAACTCAGGTTTATTATGGTTTTTAACTTTTGGTTTGGGTATAATTGGTGCTTTGTTATTTATACTGCCAAATTTGATTCTTTTAGGAAAACCAGGTATTAAAAATGATGGAATTTACTTAGAATCATCTACAAACAGAGGTTGGATTGCTTGGTTAGTTTTAGTGTATTTAGTAGTTTTTTACTTAGTACTATATTTTAGACCTGATTATGTTGTGAATTGGACCTTTATTCTAGATCCTATTAGTAAAGCTCTTAATGGTGGCCCAGCTTCTCAATGGTTTGTTTATGGATTTTTGTATTGTACAATTATGCTCGTTATGGGTGTAAGAATGTACATAAAATACAGGCACAATAAATATCAAATTATTAGAACAACATCTGTATTGTTTTTTCAAATTGTGTTTGCATTTTTAATTCCAGAAATTATGACCAGCTTAAATATGCCTGGTTACGATTTTAAAAATGCCTTTCCTTTAGATTATGACTTTTTCTTTGAATGGAATTTAAAAAGTTTAACCAAAAGCGGAGGAATAGGTATTTTTATTCTAGTTTGGGGAATTGTATTAACCTTAGTAATTGTGCCTGTTATGGTATATTTCTTTGGTAAAAGATGGTATTGTTCTTGGGTTTGTGGTTGCGGTGGTTTAGCAGAAACTTTAGGAGATCCTTACAGACAACATTCAAATAAAAGTTTGAATGCATGGAAATTAGAAAGATGGTTAATTCATTCTGTATTAGCATTCTCTTTACTAATGACAATAGTTACTCTGTATTGTTATTTTTCTGGAACATCTTCTTTTCTAGGAATTAACTCTCAATGGATAAAAGATACCTATAGTTTTTTAATTGGTGCTTGGTTTGCGGGTGTAATTGGTACTGGCTTCTACCCTATTTTTGGTAATAGAGTTTGGTGTAGATTTGGCTGCCCATTAGCTGCTTATTTAGGTATGGTACAACGTTTTAAATCAAGATTTAGAATTACTACAAATGGTGGGCAATGTATTTCTTGTGGTAACTGTTCTACCTATTGTGAACAAGGAATTGATGTTAGAGCTTACGCACAAAAAGGAGAAAATATTGTTCGTTCTAGTTGTGTGGGTTGTGGAATTTGTTCTGCTGTTTGCCCAAGAGGGGTTTTAAAATTAGAAAATGGCCCTGAAGAAGGTAGAATAAATCCTACTGATGTTTTATTAGGTAATGATGTTGATTTAATGAAATTGATAAACAAAAAATAA
- a CDS encoding toxin-antitoxin system YwqK family antitoxin produces the protein MKFAQSWYIIFILLINFKFSAQKTYQKEYFKNGNLKQEGWLFNEKKVDYWKFYYKNGNIREEGRYKNGKKVKYWYFYSVNAIPEKEGHFKMGSQNDWWLFYDKKGNVNHKCQLKNNKKNGYCLIYKKNKLIKASKFKGGKKIKEWTDFSSFRKENNLNDLR, from the coding sequence ATGAAATTTGCGCAATCGTGGTATATCATTTTTATTTTATTGATCAATTTTAAATTTTCTGCTCAAAAAACTTATCAAAAAGAATATTTTAAAAACGGAAACCTTAAACAAGAAGGCTGGCTTTTTAATGAAAAAAAAGTTGATTATTGGAAGTTTTATTACAAAAATGGTAACATAAGAGAAGAAGGTCGTTATAAAAATGGAAAAAAAGTAAAATATTGGTACTTTTACAGCGTGAACGCAATTCCTGAAAAAGAAGGCCATTTTAAAATGGGTTCGCAAAACGATTGGTGGTTGTTTTATGATAAAAAAGGAAACGTAAATCATAAATGCCAACTTAAAAACAATAAAAAAAACGGATACTGTTTGATTTACAAAAAGAACAAACTTATAAAAGCTTCTAAATTTAAAGGTGGCAAAAAAATAAAAGAATGGACAGATTTTTCATCTTTTAGAAAAGAGAATAATCTAAACGACTTAAGATAA
- a CDS encoding glycosyltransferase family 2 protein, which produces MQPVIKVIIPAYNEQDSIGSVIKDIPKIVDEIIVVNNNSADNTVLNAEKAGATVLTETKKGYGYACLKGMDYISKQKIKPEIIVFLDGDYSDYPEQLLEIVAPIINDNIDFVVGARVKNLREEGSMTPQQVFGNWLATFLMKQFFGAKFSDLGPFRAIKYDKLLALNMVDKTYGWTVEMQLKVLKQKLSYVEIPVKYRNRIGVSKVSGTVKGTIFAGIKILSWIFKYSFK; this is translated from the coding sequence ATGCAACCAGTTATAAAAGTAATTATTCCTGCTTATAATGAGCAAGATTCTATAGGTTCTGTTATAAAAGACATTCCTAAAATTGTTGATGAAATTATTGTTGTAAACAACAATTCTGCAGACAATACTGTTTTAAATGCAGAAAAAGCAGGTGCAACTGTTTTAACCGAAACTAAAAAAGGCTATGGTTATGCTTGTTTAAAAGGTATGGATTACATCAGCAAACAAAAAATAAAACCAGAAATTATTGTTTTTTTAGATGGCGATTATTCAGATTATCCTGAGCAATTATTAGAGATTGTTGCGCCTATTATTAATGATAATATCGATTTTGTAGTGGGGGCTAGAGTAAAAAACCTTAGAGAAGAAGGTTCAATGACCCCTCAACAAGTTTTTGGTAATTGGTTAGCTACATTTTTAATGAAACAATTTTTTGGTGCTAAATTTTCTGATCTAGGTCCTTTTAGAGCCATAAAATATGATAAACTATTAGCACTTAATATGGTCGATAAAACTTACGGTTGGACAGTTGAAATGCAACTAAAAGTCTTAAAACAAAAGTTAAGCTATGTAGAAATCCCTGTAAAATATAGAAACAGAATTGGTGTCTCAAAAGTTTCAGGTACAGTAAAAGGTACTATCTTTGCAGGAATTAAAATTTTAAGTTGGATTTTTAAATACAGTTTTAAATAA
- a CDS encoding cellulose synthase family protein — translation MVLEYIIIIIYSISLLLIFMYAIAQLNLLVNYLKNRNKEDNATQFDFNNPEEIPFVTIQLPVYNELYVMERLLKNIAKIDYPKEKLEIQVLDDSTDESVEMTAKLVADIQKKGLDIQHIRRSNRKGFKAGALKEGLEIAKGEYIAIFDADFLPKTDWLKQTVPYFKNPEIGVVQTRWGHINRDYSTLTKIQAFALDAHFTLEQVGRNSKGHFINFNGTAGIWRKETIYDAGNWEGDTLTEDLDLSYRAQLKNWKFKYLEKVETPAELPVVISAARSQQFRWNKGGAENFQKMIKRIITNKNSSFKTKIHSMLHLLNSSMFTCILLVAILSIPMLYIKNEYAHLKIYFYVMSFFVVSTLIFFTCYWFMYKNIYGGGFKRFIRYIGAFFTFFSIAMGFSLHNTIAVLEGHFGKKSEFVRTPKFNIKNLKDGWKNNKYIKKKPSVHVILEGLLSLYFVFGMYSAFVVGDQGGDFGLFPFHFMLFVGFSYVFFKSIFSKA, via the coding sequence ATGGTTCTAGAATATATAATAATAATTATCTACTCTATTAGTTTGTTGCTTATTTTTATGTACGCTATAGCGCAACTAAACCTTTTAGTAAACTATTTAAAAAACAGAAATAAAGAAGACAACGCTACTCAATTCGATTTTAATAATCCCGAAGAAATTCCATTTGTAACCATTCAATTACCCGTTTATAACGAGTTATACGTTATGGAACGATTGTTAAAAAATATTGCAAAAATTGATTATCCAAAAGAAAAATTAGAAATACAAGTTCTAGATGATTCTACTGATGAATCTGTAGAAATGACTGCTAAACTTGTTGCTGATATTCAAAAAAAGGGTTTAGACATTCAACATATTAGAAGAAGCAATCGTAAAGGTTTTAAAGCTGGTGCATTAAAAGAAGGTTTAGAAATTGCAAAAGGTGAATATATTGCTATTTTTGATGCTGATTTTTTACCAAAAACAGATTGGTTAAAGCAAACTGTACCTTATTTTAAAAATCCAGAAATTGGAGTTGTACAAACAAGATGGGGTCATATTAATAGAGATTATTCTACGCTTACTAAAATTCAGGCTTTTGCTTTAGATGCACATTTTACCTTAGAACAAGTAGGTAGAAATAGCAAAGGACACTTCATTAACTTTAATGGAACAGCTGGTATTTGGCGTAAAGAAACTATTTACGATGCTGGTAATTGGGAAGGTGATACACTTACAGAAGATTTAGATTTAAGTTATAGAGCACAATTAAAAAACTGGAAGTTTAAATATTTAGAAAAAGTAGAAACACCAGCAGAATTACCAGTTGTAATTAGCGCTGCAAGATCTCAGCAATTTAGATGGAACAAAGGTGGTGCAGAGAATTTTCAGAAAATGATAAAACGAATTATCACCAATAAAAATTCTTCTTTTAAAACCAAAATTCATAGTATGCTGCATTTGCTAAACAGCTCTATGTTTACGTGTATTTTATTAGTTGCCATTTTAAGTATACCAATGCTATACATTAAAAATGAATATGCTCATTTAAAAATTTACTTTTATGTAATGAGCTTTTTTGTGGTGAGCACTCTTATATTTTTTACTTGTTATTGGTTTATGTATAAAAATATTTATGGTGGTGGCTTTAAACGATTTATTAGATATATAGGCGCATTTTTTACGTTTTTCTCAATAGCAATGGGTTTTTCTTTACACAATACAATTGCAGTTTTAGAAGGGCATTTTGGTAAAAAAAGTGAGTTTGTAAGAACACCAAAATTCAACATTAAAAATTTAAAAGATGGTTGGAAAAACAATAAATACATTAAAAAGAAACCTTCTGTACACGTAATTTTAGAAGGCTTACTATCTTTATACTTTGTATTTGGTATGTATAGCGCATTTGTGGTTGGAGATCAAGGAGGTGATTTTGGTCTATTCCCTTTCCATTTTATGCTTTTTGTAGGTTTTTCTTATGTTTTCTTTAAGTCGATATTTTCTAAAGCTTAG
- a CDS encoding mannosyltransferase, translated as MSFLKKYQHIILIAISIVLYFFFAYFLERTQFNILVLLWFSLFGCFYLLMKTNKISFSNLVGISIIFRLIFLFAIPNLSQDFYRFIWDGRMILEGLNPYLSLPETFIQQNNYPIAEAAELYSGMGELNGSHYTNYPPLNQLCFLIAAIFSSKSIFGSVIVLRVLIILADLGILYFGKKLLEKINLPIKNIFWYVLNPFIIIEMTGNLHFEPVMLFFFIFGMYQIHQQKWIWAAILIGCSISVKLIPLLFLPLFFQWFVNQKKTSQVSKTCEVLKLLGFYLIIILTVIILFLPFLSSELLSNYSKSVGLWFGKFEFNASFYYIFREIGYLFRGYNEIAIIGKITPILTILFLLFLTFFRKNSDIKQLFTVMLFSLCFYYFTSTTVHPWYLATPIILSVFTKYKFSVVWSLFIILSYQAYANNPWQENLWFVALEYIIVLSYLFYEIVNKTSKKNYI; from the coding sequence GTGTCTTTTCTTAAAAAATATCAGCATATTATATTGATTGCTATCAGTATTGTCCTGTATTTTTTCTTTGCCTATTTTTTAGAAAGAACTCAATTTAATATTTTAGTTCTCTTGTGGTTTTCTCTCTTCGGATGTTTTTATCTGTTGATGAAAACCAACAAAATATCATTTTCTAATTTAGTTGGTATTTCAATTATTTTTAGGTTGATATTCTTGTTTGCAATCCCGAATTTATCACAAGATTTTTACAGGTTTATTTGGGATGGAAGAATGATTTTAGAAGGATTAAATCCGTATTTATCATTACCAGAAACCTTTATTCAACAAAACAATTATCCAATTGCAGAAGCTGCTGAATTGTATTCTGGAATGGGCGAATTAAATGGTAGTCATTATACCAATTATCCACCTTTAAATCAGCTTTGTTTTTTAATTGCAGCCATTTTTTCTAGCAAAAGTATTTTTGGATCTGTTATCGTTTTAAGAGTATTAATTATTCTTGCTGATCTAGGGATTTTATATTTTGGTAAAAAGCTATTAGAAAAGATAAACCTACCTATAAAAAATATTTTTTGGTATGTTTTAAACCCTTTCATCATTATAGAAATGACAGGGAATTTACATTTTGAACCAGTAATGTTATTCTTCTTTATTTTTGGAATGTATCAAATACATCAACAAAAATGGATTTGGGCTGCAATACTAATTGGTTGCTCTATTTCTGTAAAATTAATTCCATTATTGTTTTTACCTCTATTTTTTCAGTGGTTTGTGAATCAAAAAAAGACCTCACAGGTTTCTAAAACCTGTGAGGTCTTGAAATTATTAGGTTTTTATCTAATTATTATATTGACAGTTATCATTTTATTCCTTCCTTTTTTATCATCAGAATTACTATCCAATTACTCCAAGTCTGTAGGTTTATGGTTTGGTAAATTTGAATTTAATGCCAGCTTTTATTACATTTTTAGAGAAATTGGCTACCTATTTAGAGGTTATAACGAAATTGCAATTATTGGTAAAATCACACCAATTCTAACCATTCTATTTTTACTTTTCCTAACATTTTTCAGAAAAAACAGCGACATAAAACAGTTATTTACAGTAATGTTATTTAGCTTGTGTTTTTATTATTTTACTTCAACAACAGTTCATCCTTGGTATTTAGCTACGCCAATTATTTTATCCGTTTTTACGAAATATAAATTCTCTGTGGTTTGGAGTTTATTTATCATTTTAAGTTACCAAGCATATGCAAATAATCCTTGGCAAGAAAATTTGTGGTTTGTAGCACTTGAGTATATTATCGTTTTATCATATTTATTTTATGAAATAGTGAATAAAACCTCGAAAAAAAATTACATTTAA
- a CDS encoding LacI family DNA-binding transcriptional regulator has product MKKLTIKDIAKEFNVSISTVSKALNDSYEISEGTKAKIQKYAKENNYKPNFNALSLKNRSTKTIGVIIPTMLNYFFAQVFKGIEKTALENGYKVITCISNQSFDKEVEIIEMLSNGSIDGFLLSMAKETEIKNDFNHFKESIENGTPIVMFDRVAQSISCDKIITDDFNSATTTVEFLYKKGHKRIAFISTMSDYKIGKQRFLGYKKGLEKMGLPFDESLVLNINERDYKKYGKEVKPFIKSIDLDAVMTTGESVAVSTMKALRKSGKKIPKDVAVIAFSNGILSRHSSPKMTTISQHGEQMGSKATQILIDKLKNKNTDVVTEVITTDIVIRDSTR; this is encoded by the coding sequence ATGAAAAAACTAACCATAAAAGATATTGCCAAAGAATTCAATGTTTCTATTTCTACAGTATCTAAAGCATTGAACGACAGCTATGAAATTAGCGAAGGCACCAAAGCGAAAATACAGAAGTACGCTAAAGAAAACAATTACAAACCTAACTTTAATGCGTTAAGTTTAAAAAATAGAAGTACAAAAACAATTGGTGTAATTATACCAACTATGTTAAACTATTTCTTTGCCCAAGTTTTTAAAGGTATAGAAAAAACAGCATTAGAAAACGGCTACAAAGTAATAACGTGTATTTCTAACCAATCTTTTGATAAAGAAGTAGAAATTATAGAAATGCTTTCTAACGGAAGTATAGATGGTTTTTTATTATCTATGGCAAAAGAAACTGAAATTAAAAACGACTTTAATCACTTTAAAGAATCTATTGAAAACGGAACTCCGATTGTTATGTTTGATAGAGTAGCGCAATCGATTTCTTGCGATAAAATTATTACAGACGATTTTAATTCTGCTACAACTACTGTTGAGTTTTTATACAAAAAAGGACACAAGAGAATTGCTTTTATTTCTACAATGAGCGATTATAAAATTGGTAAACAACGTTTTCTAGGTTACAAAAAAGGTCTAGAAAAAATGGGACTTCCTTTTGATGAAAGTTTAGTGCTAAATATTAATGAAAGAGATTATAAAAAATACGGTAAAGAAGTTAAACCATTTATAAAATCTATAGATTTAGATGCGGTTATGACAACAGGAGAATCTGTTGCAGTTTCTACTATGAAAGCGCTAAGAAAAAGCGGAAAAAAGATACCTAAAGATGTTGCTGTTATTGCTTTTTCTAACGGAATTTTATCAAGACACTCAAGCCCAAAAATGACAACGATAAGTCAGCATGGAGAACAAATGGGCTCTAAAGCTACACAGATTTTAATAGATAAATTAAAAAATAAAAATACTGATGTAGTAACAGAAGTGATTACAACAGATATAGTAATTAGAGATTCTACAAGATAA